A region of the Prinia subflava isolate CZ2003 ecotype Zambia chromosome 17, Cam_Psub_1.2, whole genome shotgun sequence genome:
AAGTCCTTGGTGATGGCTGAAACTAATTTAACCCTGTGGTTGTGCCACGTAATTAGCATGCTTATTGCTGAATCACATGCTGACTGTTCAAAATCAAATCTAAAAGAGGGCAGGGGAAATCACACTGATGTCAGACATTGCCAGGGATGCAGTGGAGATGTGCTGCAGTGTCTGCATGATGATAGCTTGTGATACAAGAGCctagagcagccccagccctcctgaGAATGAGATTCAGACTTGTGCCAGCCAggcccctgcagagccctgacccacacagctctgcagaaactgcaggagcagagagcagccagaggggaTTTCCCATTTATCAGGCCAAAACTCCATCCTTGAGGCCTGCAATGGAAAACTGctgtccagctctgctgggcactCCAGGAGGCACCAGAGATGCAAACTGCCAGCACTGGCTTTCCCAGGGTGATGAATGCCATAGAGGGTGATTTATTTCTCCCTCTCTATCCCACCTCTTAATCAAATCAGATATAATTTTCCCTTTGATGAAGCTGTACATGGAATTGCCTCTGCCTTGTTTCCTAGGATAGCCAAGCTCAAGGCAGAGTTCACCATGCTGGAAGGGGCAGAAGAGACCTGTGGCCCACATGAAGTGTCCCAGGAAGGTGGTGCTTGAGCTCCCTGAGTGATGAGGGGCTGAGATGGGACGTGGCCAGGATGGATCCCCAGCAGGCTCCAGCATTCTCCCAGATGGGTGCCAACTGCCCACCCCTCAGGACTCTGTGCCTGCCTCCCTTCCCACCTACTCCTTTAAAGCCTCTTGCACATCTCAGAGGAAACACTGccatcccacagctcccccCAAATCAGAACATGGGGCAGAGTCCACAATGCACTCTTCATTTTGGGGAGTCCAAGCAAACACCATCACTAAATCCACTAAAGCAGCATTGCTCCAATAAATGAGGGGTGCTCTGAGCACACACTGAGAGTCTCTGGGCAGAAAGGCACATGCATATCACCTTAATTCATAATTAAAAAGCCTTTAAAGTGAGTGGCTGAGATACAGGTTGAAGTAATTTGTGTGGCCCCAGCTCCCACATACAACCCCCCATACATCAAACCTCTGCACACCCAAATGCTCCCCTTGGAGAACAGGGAGGGCTGAAACATGGCCAGGCTCTCCCCATTGCACAAGCCCCACTCCAGAATTGACAGAGATCTGTTATTTTCAGCAGATACACAATAGGCAAgtgactggggaaaaaaaaaggcaaagctcAGTGTGAAAACCTAATGGAGCAGGAGGATGTCCCagtctcccagcagagctgagctgcacaaACAGCCACTTATCCACAGGGCCCTTCCCAGCACCTGGATAGCCCCAAAATCTCCATGCTGCCAAAAACCTTCTTGACTGCTGGGCTCTGTTTCTCTCAGCTATTCCATCAGAGCCCAAAGCGCTCAGCATTCAGCTCAGCCAGCTAATCAGGCTAACGAGGGGACAGGCACCACAACTTCCTGTGCTGCGCCATCAGCCTGAAATTAGGTCTTAGTGTAAATCTTACCAAATACATCTTTAGAAGTTCAAAATCATGTAATTGGACTCGACTGCAGAAGAAATGTGCATGGCAGACCTCGATGCTGGTTATTCCTCACAGGGTGGGAGAAAGAGAGAACGGGAAGGGGCTCAAAGCAACCTGGCCtggtggaagctgtccctgtccatggcagaggggctggagggagatgatatttaaggtccctcccaacccacaTCAgtctatgattccatgattaaGTGTTTTCACTAGGTTTGCTGGAGACTGAGTTTGGCAAGATTCTCCAGAGAAATTAAACTTTGAAAGGgcagtacaggaaaaaaaccaacaaattgAAAATGGGAGGAACATTATCCTCTGTTAACTTGCATTTAGTAGCTTTAGTTACCATACTATCCACTAGACTACGAAGGGAAAGTCACACTTTGGGTGGTGTTTTGGAGACAGGAGCTCCACAAATATTAGGGAAAATATATCTCAGTTCATAAATAAAGataccatttttaaaaaggcatatTGGCTCCACCTGAGGTGGGGTTCAGACAGCCCAAAAGGCTCATTTGGCCTCTTCCTAAAATAATTTGGCATTGTTCTCTGCTTGTTGGCCTCTGCATTTCCCCTTACAGGGGGTATCTGTCACAAGAGTTCATTTTGCCAGCAGTTCAGTGAGGTCTGTGCAAGAAGCAAAGAGCAGGGCTTTGGGATACACCCCAGATGCAGGAAGGGCTTTGGGATACACCCCAGATGCAGGAAGGGCTTTGGGATACACCCCAGATGCAGGAGGGGCTTTGGGATACACCCCAGATGCAGGAGGGATGTCTCTCTCCCTGAGCTGTGACCCCACTCTGTGACCATTCTGCACATCTAAAAATacctcccttctcctctcctgcttctCTTTTGTGAGAAGCACCATCTGGGAAGGGATCCCCTTCTCCTGCTTATGAGAAGAATTTCAACACATTTCTAATATGGAAAAAGTGTTAAGCATGAAAGTAGTATCTTTTAAAAGTACATAGACACTAAATCTTTTCATGAAGCCATTTGGCACATGCCATTCACTGTGAGGGTTCCTTGGTGAGCACAGACAaggctgctgccactgctggaaAATTCAGACATATCCCCCAAATGGCATATTAATAATGAGATCTTTCAAAGGAGGATCCATGACTCAtccaagaagaaaaatgggTCATTCACTACACTGAACTCTTcaaacaaaacagcagctttttttgggttttcccAGTTTGAACcagaaaaatagagaaagtaATGGGAGAGAAAACGTgatggctgcagctgccagacaaCATGAGCAGTGAGAGCCTGCACTGGCATTTTGGGGTTAAAACTCCCACCCTGACAGGTATTTTGTGTCTTGTATGGCTGTTTACTAAAGCCAGGAGTGCAAGAACTGCAGCATCCTTCATCATCACCTCACCTCACTCCAGCCAAAGCCACAAACTCTCTAGTCCTTCCCCAAAAATTCACCAATCCTTTCCCAAAAGTAACATCCTGGGGGTACCCAGGGTTAAAGGGAGCAAAGCCACCAGCACTGGGATGCTTTGGGAGCCTGGTGGCTTTTGCCTTGGCAGTCATGCTTCAAGGGAcatgcctgcagcagggagcaccCAAGGGGCCAGGGCAACGTGCAATGAAGGGTGAATTTGCTGTAGATGCAGAATACACTCAAACCCACCAAATCTGAGCAAGGATTTTCAGCACCCAAACTGTGTTACTGCCAGGgtaggagctgctctgcctcgCCTGTGTGGATATGGGGCCTGACACTGAAATCCCAGTGGGACAGGTGTAAATGGGGCCAGAGGGATCATGTGCAAAGGGACATGCAGCCCCCAGCCAGCTCCCACTGATCCCTTGATGGAGACAATGCAGAAAAAAGGGCAGGTTGCAAAGCTGGTATTTAAGACCTCGTTAGAGCTGTTAATCTTATTGCTATTACTGTATTATAATCACTTTCACAACTCATCTAAGTCCAGGGCAGCTATCCGTACTGGATTATTACATTTATCATTCGCATTCTGCATTTATTTGGGACCACGATTTCATATAATGCTTTGGAGATTAATAAAGGCCATGACCCTTTGATGTAAGCAGTTGCCCTGCACACTGATGAAATACCACGTTTAATTGCTTCAACCCATCCTGCTGCtatctccttcctctccctctgcctgggATCTTCACATTCAGTGAAGAGCTGGGCTCCACATGGGCACCTGTACCAGCAGAGGGGGACCCCACAAAGGTGGTACATCCTCATGTAGACAAGCTCCTAATTTAATTATCTCAACAAGACAAAAGAGGAGCTCATGGCAAGTGGCTTTTTGCCGCTAAGCAAATGCTTGACAAGGAATGCTGAGCTCTTAAACAGCTGCTTAAATTGACCCTATGGGTCAATTGACTTTCAGGAGCCCAGAGCCATAGAACATAAACAGCATccaaatcaaattaatttttccttcaggaTAAAGAGAGAAGCCTGCCCTATCCTCTTCTATAGCCACCTCTGAAAgttccagccagccctgcagcatcaTCCTTTCCCAGTGCTCCACACCTTTGCAATACCAAAACCCAGTAAGCATTTACTCTGAGCTGGCTTTTTTCCAAGCCTCAAAGTCTCTGTGCACTCTGGAAGCAGAGGGTGGTGGCTGTCCCCCTGTGAGCAGGATCACAGCCATCCCATctcagctgctggctgctgcccctggggcCCCTCCACTCCTGCGGCTCTCACCTCCCTTGAAGGCGTGAGGACACAGTAAAGCCTCttgccctcctgccctgtggctgGTTCTCGAGAACGGCCAGAGGAGGATATTTTATTTGAGTCCTTTCCATGCAAGAGGACAGCCTCCTGTCAAGCCttttcccatcccatcctgagTGTGGTCTCCCATCCTGAGTCAGTCGGATTTTATGTTAACCCAAACAACAGCACAAGGACTAATGGGTATCAGAGGGGATGAGCAGAGCGAGCACCCCCTCCCTAGGCCAGGGTTGTCTGGGTGTCTGTGGGAGGGCTGCTGTCACAAGGCACCCACACTCCAGCAGAGTTCCCATTCAGAAATCTGCtcaccagcagcaccactggCTCCCTCGCAGCCCTTGACACACAGGGATTTGTTGGCGTCCTGACAAAGAGCTTCACAAACGAGGCAATCAGCAGCTCGGTATAATTTTCAAGAAATACAAATGAGCAAATATCTAGTTGCCATGGTAACCCTGAGAGCTGGGCTGGACTTTTTTGGTAGATTCCCAAATACAGCTGCATTTTGCCAGCGCAGCAGGAGCGCAGTGCCCAGGACCCcgcctggggacagcagccaggatTGCTGAGCAGCATCAGCTCTTTCAGCatcacccagagcagccctgtgctctcTGACCAGCTCCAGGCTCTCACATGCACGGTGCCACCTGTGGATCCTGTCCCTCTCATGTCCCCTGTGCTTGGCTCTGTGTCCCTCAGGGCTGGCTTTCCGAGCAGGGAGCACAGCGGGAATTGCGTTCCCCTCACATCTCTGCTTTACCCCTGATCAGTGGCAGCTCTGGCAATTTGCACCCAGGAATGGAAGATTCCAGCCAAGTTactgagccccagcagggcaaaAGTGGTTAATGAAAAACATAACCACCCTTTTTATGGGGCcgtgctgcagagcctgtgccaAACAGGCACAGGGGTACTGGCCCTCAGCCAGCTCTCCCCACCAAGGCAGTTTTCTCAGGAGCCTGGAAATCCTTGGCCACAAGAGGAGGAGAGTTTGGGGGCACCGAAAGGGAACAATCAGAAGCACAAGGGGCCCTGGCATGAGCCAGCTCCTgtgctgagccagccccatcccagggtcccccagcctggaggagcccCCTGGCAGCTATGAGCCTCTCTGAGGGGAACTGGTGCTGCTGGAAATTTCTCTGAGCTTTTGCAATTGCTTCAGGTGCCATTACAcaccagcagcttccagggTGTATAAATCCAGCCTGATTCATGCCTCTTTCAGGAGgcgtggctgctgcagcagggccctCAGGCTGCCCAGAAGGAGATCCATTTCCCAGAGGGTTTGTCCCACTGGTTCCCACTGTCCTGCtcattccctggcagcagcagggagcagatggCATGAGGTGAGATGGGAAAGCCCTGCAGAACAGCAGGAGCACCTCAGTTAAGCCAGCATCCACGGGGATCCACACAGCTCACCTTCCCTGTGCCCCACTGCTccatctctccctgctgcagacaTTCGGGATGCACTAAAGCTGTGGGATTTAACACTGCCCCGTTGCACAGATGGGTAACATAATTTATCACAGGGGTTTGTGGTTGGGGTTTCTTTGGTGATGGGGTTCACTGTTGCAGCCAGTCTGTGATGTATTCTCTGAGCTGCTCAAGGCATGTTTTTTGGTCCCaagatatttttgttctctgtcaAAGGGAACCACTCTGCGGCATCCTGGCctcagggcaggagctgagccacTGCTCAGGCAATTAAATCCAAGGGAACTGCACAAGGAAAAGCTCATCATTCAGCTGTGCAGCCCTTATTCGCCCAGCCATTtatgggagaaaaagaaatcttaacTGAATTAATAGAGGAAAGGACAGCCTAGCCCAGCCAGGCATTGGAGCAGTCAAGATAATCACTGGGGAGGAAAATCCTCACCAGGCtatgccagggcagctccagcattccCAAAAGCTGTGATATCCATCTCCCATATCACAGCATCCAACAGCACACCTCAGGAAATTCTCAAAGTAGGAATAAAAGGAATCAAAGGGGCAGAGGTGCAGGCAGGCCCACCTCTCCCCACTGCCATGCCAGGGCAATAGTACCTCTACAGCTCAGAAATAGGGTACAGGAGGTAAAGACTATTTTGGTTCACTCTCAGGCTACATCACACACTGTTCACACTTACAGCAGCTTTCATGAATTACAAAAGGAGGTGTTCAACCCCTAAGAAAATCAGTGTCATAAAAAGACCCTTGGGAATCAGTCACTTGTAAGTGATGTGCAGAAGAGGTGCCAGagagtcctgctgctgccaggtttCCCATGGCCTGCACCACACAGCGAGTCAGAAGGGAGAAATTCAAGATAAAAAGGGAGTGAGGGGTTCTGGGACaaggagaacagaaaaataaagttcatCCTGAaatctggagctgctccaggccatGCAGAGTCTGGAACCGTCCATGCCGTCCATGCCGAGAGAAAGGGCATGGCCCATCTTTCATCAAGCCAGATCCACTAGAAATTCATTAAGGAGGTAAAAACTCCTgttgttttctgaattttatttgattACTGTGAAACAGAAGACACTGGCAAGGACAGAGGGTTGATTTTTAAGTAAGGACCCTGGAGCCAAAGGAAGAAGACAGGGGGGTTGGGAAACAAAGCCCCTATTAACTTTGGTCCTGACTTTCAGGTCATGCATGTTCAGCTCTTTTTACCTGGAAATGAAGATGTTAATTGGAGGTGACAGCTTTCATTGGGCTCCCCATTAGCAATATTTTTAACCACAGTAGGGCCCAGGTCTTCAAACGCTTTCCCGAGGGAAGGTTTTAACCTTTCTTTTGAAACATCTCATACCACttgcagggaaaaaagacaGTTGTTTGGCTCGAGGCATACCAATCCCCAGCCGTGCTGaactcccagctcctctgagcaggaGACTCGGGAGGAACAGGGAGAAGAAACTGGGGAGGGGCAGCCTGGAGCCGCACTCTGCACggtgcagcagcatctccccGTGGGTGGGTGtccatcccagccagccccagcctgccagGAGACAGCCTcgggcactgccagcacaggggacaccaggctgtgctgtccccactcccttgctgtgcctgagctcctcacagagccgggagcacagctcagagccacGAGTTCACCACACACGTCCTGCACCACCCCTGGTTCTCCAAACCCTCTTCTGCCACAGGCCACACCAACTTTATCCAGCTTGCTGCATCCAAGAGCCTTCTTCTTAAACAGCTGGTTTCTTTACATACTGTTCTCATCCTTGcacaatttattatttttaggtGAAACGAAAGCCTCTAGAAAACACATCCAGTGCTGAAATCCAGAACTGAAAACTACACAAATGGCTAACTTTCCATATAAATATATGAATAGTGtgtatattaatttaaaaaatccaataaaaataatttcgTTCCATTTATATGTATTATccatttatatataaaaatacaaatgtaggGATGACagcacttttttattttagaaacttGTTCCAGCACGCACATTCCACTTACAACACCATTATTACCCCCACCAAATTTTCCAGTTTCTCTCCAAGTGGAAACATAGCTGAAAGCTCCACTGCCATCTGAGGAAGCAGTTCCAAATTCCCAGTGGAGCCTCAGCTACTGACCTCAACTGCATCCAGTGCAATCACTCTGCAAAGACTTAGTTTGGAATATTTCTAAGATGATGGCATCAAGAGGGACCAGGCAACTTTATGCCAATGCTTTACTCATctttgcaggcagcagctgagatgggTCAGACCCTGTGGCTttgccagagcagggacaaaAGGGACTCCTGGCTCCCAGGAGGGGGCAAGGGGCCCCTCTGCACAGGGCTACCTGCAGAGCCACCTGCATGCCACAGGCTGTGAGGGATCAGACTTCACAccccggggctcccggggagcACTGGATTTCCTGCCTCTGActgggccagcagtgccctgggagctgtgtcCCCTGGAGAAGCCTGGTTTTCCCTCAATGGTGCTGCCTTTCCCTTGGGccctggcaccagcacagccccacttGCACCCAAACCCTGCAAATCCTCCCTGGTCCAAGGAGGAGTGTCCCATCTGCACACTGAGCTGCTCAAACaaggcacacagcagctgccacaaCCACACACACCTCCCCAAAAATTACTTAGCTGGCAGACAGAAGTACTTCTGTAGCGCCAGTGCAGCAGAGGACAAAAGCAAAGACTCAGGGAGAAAACATCATCTCACTAGGACGTGGGGCTGCAGCAAACACTGCAAGCtctccccaggcaggagcaggctgtgagGATGGGTTGGCCCCCAGCTGGTGTGTGCCAGCccctcactgccctgcagctgATCCAGTGCCCTGGAAGCAGCCAGGGCCAAacctgctgctcagggatgctgctgagctgtgggcaCTGCCTGGCCCCTCACACCCTCCATGGTGACTCTGTCTTTGCTGGGGGCCAGGAGAAGAGCAGGGTGAGCACACAGGCTGCCCCACCACCCCAAAAAACTGCCAGGgtcaagaaaataaactttcctAGGCAACTGCTTCCCTGCAATACATCTCTGTAATACAGAgcaggctggggaaaaaaattctttcacaTGAAACCCCAAGTGCCCAGGGAATCACTGCTACTCCAGTGCAAGAAAGACAGTGGAGCCTCCACCTGCTGTTTGCAGTTTATTttagcagagagaaaaataacatgGACAAGAGGCATTTTGCATAACTTAACAGAAAGTAACACTTTTCCTCCACTCTTCACACATCAACGGGCAAAAGCATTTCCTACACACGGCTATTTTTGGGTGCTAACAGTTTGGTGTATTGGTAAAATCCTGGGTTTCCTCTAACAGGCTGTGATAGTCAACCTGAAATCCAAAGGCAGatgggggctgggggctccttTGCTGTTGGATGTagctcctgtcactgctgagtGCCAGGTTCATCCCCACTGTACTCCCAGGAGGGATTCTGCAGCCAGGACTGGCTGGGGATCCgagcagctccacagctctcccagcccatgCCATGTCCTGACTGCTGGAGAGGTGACCCAGAATGAAGGGGTGTGtttgcagcaccagcagcctcagtccagggccagggaggggatctTGCAGACGAAGGGGAAGGCTCTGCCACAGGCATTGTCATTCCAGGAGCGCAGTGCTACCCTCCAAAAAAACACAAGGCATTAgctgaaaaaaggcaaaaggagaGAACCATGCACTGCCCTTGGGACCAGGATCTCCTGCCACTGTGGGAGGAGTGCCTGGATGTGCTCCCATTTGTGCCATTCACAGTCATGCCTCATCCCAGCATCCCCATCTGGGGGTGTGAGAGGGGAGGCCAGGCCCCAGCCTGGACTGGGGAGTGGAGGGgcagctgcaaacacagccctgtcccccaAAGTTATCCATGGACAGACATTTCGGTACATCTGGGGGGCCTGGACACACCTGGCTGGTCTCACCAGCAGTGAGGGTGTGAACTGGGATTTTTGCACAGGCAGGGTCTTGTCCCACTTCAGCACGATGTCCTGGCCCAAGCATGGGAGAGAAAAGCTCCCAAACCAATGAGTGTTTCCACAGATTTCCCATGTTggaggggaaatgggaaaatatgACCTTAGACTAAATATGGTAATTCTTCAAGGCAGCTGATGtttgtgtcctgctgctgctgtgggagagggagatgggctaggagcagagggaagatgAGTATGTGCATGGTGAAAGGAAAAACACCTTTtcactgtaaagaaaaaaaaggatataatactaaaaaaattaaaatgcaagtcctctgcctgccagcaaCCTCTTCAGAAAAGCAGGAGGCATGCTGGATTGAATTTATTGACACACAAATCACACTGAAGGCACCCTGGGCACTCACCACTGCTGTGTCTGTACCAGATCTGCACACAGTCCTCCTCCTCCGGGATGGAGTGGATCCCATCGTCAGGCTGGCTGCCATCCCAGTAGTGGTAGTCGTAGGAGGAGCCATCTGTCCACTCAAAGTGACCCTCCTGACACGAGGACAGCAGAGAAAGGCTGTCACCACAGAGCTGTGACTGCAGAGTCACCCCCATCCGTGGTGCCACTCAGCCCAGGGACATGGGGAGAGGCTGTCACCACTCAGCAGatcccattcccagtgccaCACAGTCCTGGGACATGGACAGGCACCCTTCTGCAAAGTCAAACAGCTCGTTTGGATTTCACAACTGGAATGCCAAGAACAGCCCCAGGTTTCACAGTGTTTCCCCAGGGGAAGCCCAGAAAGTAAATCTATATTTTTTAACAACCCCACTCAGTTCTgcattccttttcattttccattccttttccaGTATCTACAAGAAATCTGCTGATATGAGACTGTTCTCCTGATGGtccccatttttctttctaacatATTAGACTATATATTTCCAACATGTCAGCTTTCAAAAGACACAGAGTATCACAAGAGAGCAATGGAACTTGGCGATTTTTGACACTGAAGACCTTTTCAGTTTATTTGCTCTTCTTGGACCAGCAGCACAATACTCTATTAATCCATTAATAAAATGTGATATGAGCAATTATTGATTAATCTATTAACTCTAGtaacacttttcttttaaaagcagactGGAATGGGTGAAACAACAGGTTTCTCTACGTGCTGCACCACAGACCCTATGGCACCTCCCGATTGAAGGGGGTACAAGGggcaaagaagaaaaccaagtgGCTTTCCAGGAGGAGGACACAGAGAGGTgaattttaaagccatttcccagGTTCCAGGGAGCTCCCACCTGCCGAAGGTCATTGAGCCCTGTCCAGATGTCGGTGGGGATGCCGGGCACGCGGCTGTTCACCAGGTCGTACACAAACACGTTTTCTTCCCAGCTGGCAAAACAGAGCAACACGGGGCAATCAAGGGGGTGGGTATGTCAGCAAATGGGCAGGCGTGTCCCTAAGATTGATCCTGCCACAGCCCCCGGGGGAAAATGGGCCCCCTgcttcttcctgctgctggttACCTTCCCTGGTCTGTGCaagaggagctgggggagagggatGAGGGAAGAAACCCTCTGTAAACATATTGTACTTCTATCCCTTTTCCAAGAGTAAAAAACACAGTTTGGGGAAATTTAGGGAATACTATGCCAGCTTTGCTGCCACTCCAGGAAAAggcatttattttctctat
Encoded here:
- the CLEC19A gene encoding C-type lectin domain family 19 member A gives rise to the protein MGSGRALCALLAAALLAAQAFPQTNIKISQAMPEPVHAYSCPLFWTEYEGHCYRYFPINKTWAEADLYCAEFSIGIRSAKLASIHSWEENVFVYDLVNSRVPGIPTDIWTGLNDLRQEGHFEWTDGSSYDYHYWDGSQPDDGIHSIPEEEDCVQIWYRHSSALRSWNDNACGRAFPFVCKIPSLALD